The nucleotide window AAGTGCGTAGTTgctgaggggagggcagagaagggggaagaCGACAGCGAGGCTCTCCCAATTTTGTTTGAGCACATTATGCTCAGAGCCTgcgtttgtttttttgttttgttttttggtcttaaGAGCCACTGGTACTTTTCCCATTGGGTGAGGGAGAGGGGCTCCTTTCCCTCAGCTTTCCTCGCAGCCAATCGCCCAGCAGCTTCCCTTTAGTCGCTGGGGCATTCAGCCCGATGATTggcaggcccaagtgaagccaaTCGGAAAGCGATGAGGTGTGGTGTTGGCAAGCGGATTGCGTGAGAGCGGGCAGAGGTCGAGGGAGCGCGAGCGACCGGCGGCGGCTGGCAGCCAATGGAGAGACAGAACGGTCCCTTACATCAGGGAGGGGGCGGGTCCTGGGCGCTTGGCGCGGAGGGAGTAGGGCAGGCGCTGTGGGAGGGAACGCCAGAGCGAGGCTGTGAGCTGAGCTGGTGGCGTGAGGTCCTGCGGCTCGGCTTCAGGTGTGACAGGCAGCGGCGGCCTGGCTGAGAACGAAGAAGCCAGTGCGATCCCCTGAGCTGTGAGCGCGGTCACCATGGACCGCCAGGATGAGGGGCCTCCAGCCAAGGCCCGCCGCCTGAGTAGCTCAGAGCCCACTCAGCTCGAccagctgccgccgccgccgccgccgccgccgcctccgctcCTGCGACTGCCCCTGCCTCCACCGGAGCAGCGCCCGAGGCTCCGGGAGGAAACCGAGGCGGCACAGGTGCTGGCTGACATGAGGGGGGTGGGACTGGGCCCCACtctgcccccgccgccgccctaTGTCAttctggaggagggagggatcCGCGCATACTTCACCCTGGGTGCTGGGGGTCCCGGCTGGGAGCCAGCGATGGAGTCAGGGTACGGGGAGGCGCCCCCTCCCACGGAGAGCCTAGAAACATTCTCTCCTTCGGAGGCTTCTGGGGGAAGTCTGGAGATTGACTTTCAGGTTATGGAGCCCAGCAGTTTTGCTGGAGAGAAGGCCCTAGAAACCTGTAGCGCAGAAGAGTGGGAGTACCAGGGGTTAGCTGGCCCgagggggaaggaagaggctATCATCTTAGTGGAAGATGACGACGAGGATGAAAAGGAAAgtgtgaggaagaggaggaggaggaggaggaagaggaagcagaggaaggtGAAGAAGGAGAGGAATGCCGAGAAGATAGAGTGCATCCTGCAGGCACTGGAAAACATTCAACTGGACCTGGAGGCGGTGAACATCAAAGCAGGCAAGGCCTTCCTCCGTCTGAAGCGCAAGTTCATCCAGATGCGAAGACCCTTCCTGGAGCGCAGAGACCTCATCATCCAACATATCCCAGGCTTCTGGGTCAAAGCAGTATCCTTGTCATCTGTATTCATGGACCAAGAGCCCATGACAAAAaaggggggaggtgggaaggggaggggaaagaaaaagtgtGGGGGTGGACCCCTTTTGGAAAAATGACTAGATTTGGTTGGAGGAGGAATGGAAGGAGAGGGGCAAAACATCAGAGAAGCTGGGCTAGAGGTAATGAAGGGGGAAGAGGGTCACATAGCATAAAAACTGGACTACagatgggaaggaggggagaagagaagcataatataaaaaaaatgaatcgcAGGCAGTGAAATGGGGAGGGTATTAGAGGGTCACACAGCAGAAAAATTAGACCAGAGATGgtgaaaggaggaggggaggggcacagagaagaTAAACTGACTCAGAGATggtgaagagggaggggaagggcacaTAACAGAGAAATTGCCCAGAAAGGGTGCCTAAGTCACACATGGCTCTGCAAGGCTAGATCTCTGCTTAGATATTAGGGAGATCCCAGTCTTAGCTGGAGAGAAAGGGGCCGGAGCCCCTAAAGGCTCAGGCGAAGGGGTACCTAGAATTGAAGATCAAGAAGTTAAATTAAGGGAAGAAGAGAGTAAGAAGAATCTCATTCACTGTTGGTGAAAAGCTTATCTCTGGGGCACATACATACGTACATGCAACACGTTAGGAACATGTGAGCTTAACTTCCTGGTGGAATTACATAGATATAGACCTTGGCATTCTCCTACGAAGTATCACATGATCACAAGCTGTCGGAACTCACGCACACACAGTATTATGTGGCCACAGATCCTCAGCATGCAGACACAGCATCGTGTGACTATTGGTCTTCAGCACCCAGACACAGCATCACTTAGACACAAACCCTCAGACCCAGATACACAGTATCATGTGGACACAGACATGTAACACCAAAATGACCAACATCATGTGACTACAGGCCCTAAGCAACTAGGTGTAACATCACTTGGGTATGGGCCTTTAGCTCACGGGCACACAATGTTTCCTGAATACAAATTGTCAGCTCCCAGGGACACAatgtcacagagacagagaccctTAGCGCCTAGACATACAGCAAATATGAGCCAAGGCAAGGCAACCTAATACAGAGGTTTGACGTTGCATAAACACAGGTTCACCACATGGGAAGAAAAATGTGGGTTATGTCCCATGACCATTTGCTCTACACACATCTCATGAACACAGAAGAAATTCTGCTCCAGCCTCTCTTTTGCTCTTCCCTGCctggccttccctccctccttctctcattGAACAGTCACTCCTTGACCTAAACTGCTCCCTCCATCAGTTCCTCAACCACCCCAAAATTTCAATCTTGATCAACCAACGAGATGAAGACATTTTCCGCTACTTGACCAATCTGCAGGTCAGGCCAAAGATATATTTCTTACTAGGATCGGGCAAGGACTCTGGCCTTTGGAGGTGAGGGGGCTTGGGTGGGAGGGGCCTTGGTGCGGTGGGGATTCCAATGTTACCTGTACCCTGAGCAGGTACAGGATCTCAGACATATCTCCATGGGCTACAAGATGAAGCTGTACTTCCAGACAAACCCCTACTTCACAAACATGGTGATTGTCAAGGAGTTCCAGCGCAACCGCTCAGGTAAGAGGCAATCATAGGGAAAATCCACATCCCACCCCCATCTGTCCTTGTCCACAGCCTTCTCCATAGCTTCCTTTTCCCCCAGGCCGGCTGGTGTCTCACTCAACCCCAATCCGCTGGCACCGGggccaggagccccaggcccgCAGGCACAGGAACCAGGACACCAACCACAGCTTCTTCAGCTGGTTCTCAAATCATAGCCTCCCAGAGGCTGACAGGATTGCTGAGGTAGGGCCCCTCCTGGCATTGCCAGAGAAAGCCTTGCTAGGCTTGCCTCTGGATACTGGGGAATTGGGAGTAGGCCTTGTGGCTTGTACTCGTAActctgttcccctcccccacttttctTTCCACAGATTATCAAAAATGACCTGTGGGTTAACCCTCTGCGCTACTACATGATGGGAGAAGGGGGCTACAGGGCAaacagaaagaagcaagaaaaggaagaaaggtgagTGGGGTTGGTGGCTGAGAGGTGCTTTGTTAGAGATGGGAGGAAGATTAGGCTAGTGTCACACAGGTTATAGAGCCAAAGGGACTTTTGAGAGAATTCGGTCCAATACATTTTGCAAGTGGGGAATGATGCCCCTAAATGGGGTGTAATTGGCTTGAGTCAGTCAGGAGCAGAAATGGGACTTTCCCCACCCTAACCTCATCCCTGGGATTCCTCATAGCCTACTGCCTCCCCAGTTACTTACTACCTTTGTgtcttccctgcctcccaccaACCCTATACTCAATCCCAGGCTTCTCCACAGTAAAAACAGGGACAAGTGTGAGGTAGTGATCCTGGAAGACTCTGATGACTATCATGTAATGGAAGACATTATCAGCGAGACCTCAGACAGTGATGGTATCACCGACAATGAGACCATTCATGACATCAAGATCTCTGACTTCATGGAGACCACCGACTGCTTTGAGACTACTGACAATGAGATAACTGACATTAGCGAGAGCCTCTGTGACAGTGAGAGCCCTGACCACAATGAGACCACTGACAACGAGAGTCCTGATGACAGTGAGACCACTGATAATAATGAGAGCTCTGATGACAGTGAGAACACTGACAACAGTCAGTCATCAGAGAATCCTGATGACAACAATGAGAACCCTGAAGACAACACTGATGACAATGAAGAGAATACTGATGACAATGATGAGAACCCTGATGGTGATGATGAGAACCCCAAAGGTGACAACTATGGCAGCAACGGCAACAACCAGGACAGCAGCGACAGTGACAATGAGGGAGACAATGAGGGCAGTGATGATGAAGATAATGACGGCAATGAAGGCGATAACGAAGGCAGTGATGATGATGGCAATGAAGGTGACAATGAAGGCAGTGACGATGACGACAGAGACATTGAAGATTACAAGAATAACACTGATGACCCTGACAAGGATCAAGATAACAGCAACAAACAGGATGACTATGAGGATGAGGTAGAGAACATCTCTGAAGAATCATcagtggaggaagaagaagagggcaGTGAGGAAGGTGAGCCTAGAGCCCCTCTTATTTTCCCTCCTTAGTCTTCTCAGACAGAGAAAAGCTGGCCAGGGTCAGGGTATCAAGGCATGAGTACAGTCTGCTcttgtggagaaaagaaaaagcattttgtgCAACTTGCTTGTTAAATAAAGCAAGGCTAGGGAACCTTTAACTGACAAATATAACagaaccaaagaaacaaataccatTTGTAGGTGGTGGGTAGATACTTGTAACAGAGcaaaagatacatgaaaactGAAGAGATAAGGAGAAGGTGGGTAGAAAAGGAGGACAAGTTCACacacagaaaggggaaaaatggcaAACACATTATAATTTAGCACACTCTACACCCAGCCCAGGGCTTCAGGGAACTCCCAGGCTTGTTTTGTCTTCTGAGGATCCTTCACCAGTCCTAAAAACTGCTTCTCACAAACAGGTCCAGTAGTCAGATATGTTGGGAACATACTGCATACATTAATATAGTCAGGTAGGGTGACGTGTATATTAGTACCttaaaggctctgaaaagtccTGCTATGAGAAACCTATTTAAATATTGTGGATCTCAGCATTTCCCTAACTTCTTGACCACAGAAGCCATTGTTCACTATTCACTGAAGCATGCATTTTAGGAAATGTTAAGAAAGGTTTGTATATGGGGTTTGAGGGAAAAGGCAGTATTTAAGGTGACTACCAGGTTTGGTCTGGCCTGGATGACTGGACTGGCAAGCAGAGGTGCCATTTCTTAGGATGGGAAATGACATGGTGGCAGGAACATGGAGTTGGAAAGGCTTGTTGGACATAAGATATAGGTAGCCCAGGCAGGTGATTGATTATATGTCTGGGAAGTCAGAAGAGGTAAATAAAGGGGTAAAGCCAGAGCAGAATCctagtgtttactatgtgccaggcactattctaagtgatTTACTTActttatgaattcatttaatcctcacagcagctcttatgaggtaggtactattatagatgaggaaactgaggctctgagagggtAGAATTAGGAAAATACCTGGGTCATGGAGCGTTCTCAGAAGGAGGGGATTGTCAGCAGTGTTCAGTGCTGCTGAAAGACTAGGTAAATGAGGACTGGGATGTGTCCGTTGGATTTGGAACTAAACAGATTATCTGTGACCTTGGCAAGATTAGTTTCAATGGATTAGTGGGGTCAGAGTCAGACCACAGTGGGGTAGGG belongs to Canis lupus familiaris isolate Mischka breed German Shepherd chromosome X, alternate assembly UU_Cfam_GSD_1.0, whole genome shotgun sequence and includes:
- the TSPYL2 gene encoding testis-specific Y-encoded-like protein 2 isoform X2, encoding MDRQDEGPPAKARRLSSSEPTQLDQLPPPPPPPPPPLLRLPLPPPEQRPRLREETEAAQVLADMRGVGLGPTLPPPPPYVILEEGGIRAYFTLGAGGPGWEPAMESGYGEAPPPTESLETFSPSEASGGSLEIDFQVMEPSSFAGEKALETCSAEEWEYQGLAGPRGKEEAIILVEDDDEDEKESVRKRRRRRRKRKQRKVKKERNAEKIECILQALENIQLDLEAVNIKAGKAFLRLKRKFIQMRRPFLERRDLIIQHIPGFWVKAFLNHPKISILINQRDEDIFRYLTNLQVQDLRHISMGYKMKLYFQTNPYFTNMVIVKEFQRNRSGRLVSHSTPIRWHRGQEPQARRHRNQDTNHSFFSWFSNHSLPEADRIAEIIKNDLWVNPLRYYMMGEGGYRANRKKQEKEESKNRDKCEVVILEDSDDYHVMEDIISETSDSDGITDNETIHDIKISDFMETTDCFETTDNEITDISESLCDSESPDHNETTDNESPDDSETTDNNESSDDSENTDNSQSSENPDDNNENPEDNTDDNEENTDDNDENPDGDDENPKGDNYGSNGNNQDSSDSDNEGDNEGSDDEDNDGNEGDNEGSDDDGNEGDNEGSDDDDRDIEDYKNNTDDPDKDQDNSNKQDDYEDEVENISEESSVEEEEEGSEEDSEQEGEESDNEEGSDEEEGIEEDSEGGEDSEDPDMEEVLQVQNVWANPGKRGKTG
- the TSPYL2 gene encoding testis-specific Y-encoded-like protein 2 isoform X1; protein product: MDRQDEGPPAKARRLSSSEPTQLDQLPPPPPPPPPPLLRLPLPPPEQRPRLREETEAAQVLADMRGVGLGPTLPPPPPYVILEEGGIRAYFTLGAGGPGWEPAMESGYGEAPPPTESLETFSPSEASGGSLEIDFQVMEPSSFAGEKALETCSAEEWEYQGLAGPRGKEEAIILVEDDDEDEKESVRKRRRRRRKRKQRKVKKERNAEKIECILQALENIQLDLEAVNIKAGKAFLRLKRKFIQMRRPFLERRDLIIQHIPGFWVKAFLNHPKISILINQRDEDIFRYLTNLQVQDLRHISMGYKMKLYFQTNPYFTNMVIVKEFQRNRSGRLVSHSTPIRWHRGQEPQARRHRNQDTNHSFFSWFSNHSLPEADRIAEIIKNDLWVNPLRYYMMGEGGYRANRKKQEKEERLLHSKNRDKCEVVILEDSDDYHVMEDIISETSDSDGITDNETIHDIKISDFMETTDCFETTDNEITDISESLCDSESPDHNETTDNESPDDSETTDNNESSDDSENTDNSQSSENPDDNNENPEDNTDDNEENTDDNDENPDGDDENPKGDNYGSNGNNQDSSDSDNEGDNEGSDDEDNDGNEGDNEGSDDDGNEGDNEGSDDDDRDIEDYKNNTDDPDKDQDNSNKQDDYEDEVENISEESSVEEEEEGSEEDSEQEGEESDNEEGSDEEEGIEEDSEGGEDSEDPDMEEVLQVQNVWANPGKRGKTG